Proteins encoded together in one Aminipila butyrica window:
- a CDS encoding S-layer homology domain-containing protein: MKLSYLKKNKKKIVGVMMAMIVAISSATSVAPVFADDADLQVPILEAEEGVQTNEDVGGGESPGNSENTPETEITTEKETEEQLPEVKEEENKSEDVQQEEDQELAEAAFNLISLQSITLSGDYTDGKYEGTGAGRNGAIVLNVTIAENKITEIEVVSQSETANLWEKAKALFDTIIEANSTAVDGVTGATYSSNGIKGAVNDALSKAIKDETKVFEKGSGSKSNPYIIKTDNQLQRFADKVNEKNDYEGKYIALSSNIELSGEWTPIGTKDAPFAGQFSGEGNTIDGLTIKNSNQYAGLFGYLGNGAEISDIKLTNVHISEEAKAVYAGGIVGMTGENITIDNCAVSGSVFSNTTADNASSYAGGVAGNLSASSIVSNVCTDVTVTAYAEKALSYAGGITGISGNKCILLNAASQGTIIAESDGENKNTVAGGVSGMLAGTAYNVFSRCTVSAENSVESKKFIGGISGVITPNTALINGYYNSSITKPYMLFVPTISGYVADHIVVMDDVAFDSADFVATMNDGLLNAKISTAASKVAAASNANMGDLLSAVNNVEGVYAWKLDGGIKLSDEKFIDDTIDTSIFERGSGTENNPYIIKTEAQLRNFALSVTDTVSYKGIYIALDGDIDVSSAVWLPIGLGHSDFLGTFDGKGYKITGMHIGEKGNPYQEPSGDSTDKTKMTTYYGLFGVIGENAVIKNLGIEDAVISAEKEFSLYAGLLAAVTDKAYIDSCYAEGYVYSKINNKSGNAWAGGLVGMTIKGGVINSWTDAEVYCEAVGGLAESGSFIGMSNRTVVANCLALGLAGGKASRENGNEGMPAVSSFIGVNGGKMANCYSMGDMKADSFSTYVGAVSGWATGIARQFISYYNADAIQNSNGIVNNPVISVGFMVSAGVNDEGEPYDGTYNVGIESKAKTFLQSQAFAELLNSNFSAFPLDIVSGKSSNTDDKDGQNAMGLPSFMKLKSWQLVGSDVLPIGEPVLTTYKDMNPIFEPDTLEVVDGTYYGRAKGPSGQYIYVQMTVKNKRMTEISVTSHNEGEALDAVSHEVITGVLESQSYAQSGSDSTLVKALKSAIAVAAQKAAIRDLTNYGNASDSIFASGSGTEKNPYLISTANQLKAFAESINADEHYEGKYIKLTSDISLQGMSWIPAGGSGAYGFRGTFDGNNKVISNMTIGSEANPEMYCKSVGLFANLEAAVVKNLGMEKAQIYHRYLGDSIAYAGILSGYYIQNSGDHGSIDFCYAKGTVNSYSAKQNDAAGLIGNINKGIIANSYVDVTVNSQSRDGYSYAGGICGLPNRSLIINCYALGSVKGTGNGARIQVGGISGMNAGIEINNYADVTLASANTVNDVGGITGRVTGIGYIEKAYYNKGASQVSGSQVFSPAKGIGTIVSGAELGKGTVIALEEKTLAELKSTSFADLLNSNKSDGELISRTKAVLNGYGVELSSDITLRDFAYSSRDGGVVFKDRVTKSSGGGSKGGSSGGSKTNDTTNKTETPIDNNSEKNENTENNTASKVFADTQSHWAAEAINTVVERKIFTGVAKNEFSPNTGMTRAMFVTAIGRLANADVVENATFADVQSGTWYSGYVGWASQQKIISGISSSEFGINENITREQMAVMLYNLAKSQGFELAEGSAVTFTDNEAINDWAKTAVSSMVQAGVISGRDDLSFDPQQKATRAEAAAMISRFMEKYNI, translated from the coding sequence GTGAAATTATCTTACTTAAAAAAGAATAAAAAGAAAATAGTCGGGGTGATGATGGCAATGATTGTTGCTATTTCTTCGGCTACTTCTGTTGCTCCTGTTTTTGCAGATGATGCAGATTTACAGGTGCCGATTTTAGAGGCGGAGGAAGGCGTTCAGACAAATGAAGACGTCGGTGGAGGGGAGTCTCCTGGCAATAGTGAAAACACGCCTGAAACGGAAATAACCACGGAAAAAGAGACAGAGGAGCAATTACCGGAGGTAAAAGAGGAGGAAAATAAATCCGAAGATGTTCAGCAGGAGGAGGATCAAGAGCTTGCTGAGGCAGCTTTTAATCTAATTTCTCTTCAAAGCATCACTCTTTCTGGAGATTACACCGACGGAAAGTATGAAGGCACAGGAGCCGGCAGGAATGGCGCTATTGTTTTAAATGTTACCATAGCAGAAAATAAGATTACGGAGATAGAAGTCGTTTCACAAAGTGAAACAGCGAATTTATGGGAAAAGGCGAAGGCCTTATTTGATACAATAATCGAAGCCAACTCGACAGCTGTTGATGGGGTGACAGGTGCTACATACAGTAGTAATGGCATTAAAGGGGCTGTCAATGATGCCTTATCAAAAGCAATTAAGGATGAGACAAAAGTCTTTGAAAAGGGCAGCGGCAGTAAAAGCAATCCATATATTATCAAAACGGATAACCAGCTTCAACGATTTGCAGATAAAGTCAATGAAAAAAATGACTATGAAGGCAAGTACATTGCACTTTCAAGCAATATTGAATTAAGTGGAGAATGGACACCCATTGGAACAAAGGATGCTCCTTTTGCAGGACAATTCAGCGGAGAAGGAAACACTATTGATGGTTTAACTATTAAGAATTCCAATCAATACGCAGGGCTTTTCGGATATCTGGGAAACGGCGCTGAAATTTCTGATATCAAGTTGACAAATGTGCATATTTCAGAAGAAGCCAAGGCAGTTTATGCCGGCGGAATCGTAGGAATGACAGGAGAGAACATTACCATTGATAACTGTGCTGTAAGTGGCTCGGTCTTTTCCAATACAACTGCAGATAATGCGTCAAGCTATGCCGGCGGGGTCGCAGGGAATTTAAGCGCAAGCTCAATTGTTTCAAATGTATGCACAGATGTTACCGTAACGGCATACGCAGAAAAAGCGCTTTCTTATGCCGGCGGTATTACAGGCATATCAGGAAATAAGTGTATCTTACTGAATGCAGCATCACAGGGAACCATCATAGCGGAAAGTGATGGAGAAAATAAAAATACGGTGGCCGGCGGTGTGTCGGGCATGCTTGCAGGCACGGCCTATAATGTTTTCAGCCGATGCACCGTATCCGCAGAGAACAGTGTTGAAAGCAAGAAATTTATAGGCGGTATAAGTGGGGTCATTACGCCAAATACCGCCTTAATAAACGGCTACTATAATAGCAGCATTACTAAACCATATATGTTGTTTGTACCAACCATATCAGGCTATGTGGCAGATCATATAGTTGTCATGGATGATGTGGCATTTGATTCCGCCGATTTTGTGGCGACAATGAATGATGGATTACTGAATGCCAAGATTTCGACGGCAGCCTCTAAGGTTGCGGCAGCAAGTAACGCCAATATGGGTGATTTACTGAGTGCAGTAAACAACGTTGAGGGGGTGTATGCCTGGAAGCTTGATGGAGGGATTAAACTTTCAGACGAAAAATTTATTGATGATACCATTGATACCAGTATTTTTGAACGGGGAAGTGGAACAGAAAACAATCCATATATTATAAAAACGGAAGCACAGCTTCGAAACTTCGCCCTGTCTGTGACAGATACGGTAAGTTATAAAGGAATTTATATCGCATTAGACGGGGATATTGATGTATCCAGTGCAGTTTGGCTGCCTATAGGACTTGGTCATAGCGATTTTCTTGGTACCTTTGACGGAAAAGGATATAAAATCACGGGTATGCATATTGGGGAAAAGGGAAATCCATATCAAGAACCTTCTGGTGACAGTACAGACAAAACAAAAATGACGACGTACTATGGCTTGTTTGGTGTGATAGGCGAAAATGCCGTTATTAAAAACCTTGGCATAGAAGATGCCGTTATTTCTGCCGAAAAAGAATTTAGTTTATATGCAGGGCTTTTAGCGGCTGTAACAGATAAAGCGTATATTGACAGCTGCTATGCAGAAGGCTACGTATACAGCAAAATAAATAATAAAAGCGGTAATGCTTGGGCTGGCGGTCTTGTGGGAATGACCATCAAAGGCGGAGTTATTAACTCTTGGACGGATGCAGAGGTTTACTGCGAAGCAGTGGGCGGTCTGGCAGAGTCTGGCTCCTTTATCGGCATGAGCAATAGAACTGTTGTGGCTAATTGCCTTGCGCTTGGACTTGCAGGTGGTAAAGCTAGCCGAGAAAATGGAAATGAAGGCATGCCGGCGGTTTCCTCCTTTATTGGCGTAAACGGCGGCAAGATGGCCAACTGTTATTCTATGGGTGATATGAAAGCCGATTCGTTCTCAACTTATGTTGGTGCCGTTTCGGGTTGGGCAACAGGCATTGCCAGACAGTTCATCTCTTATTACAATGCAGATGCAATCCAAAACAGCAATGGAATCGTAAATAATCCGGTTATAAGTGTTGGTTTCATGGTTAGTGCCGGAGTAAATGATGAAGGGGAGCCATACGACGGTACCTATAATGTGGGTATTGAATCAAAAGCAAAGACCTTTTTGCAGAGTCAGGCCTTTGCCGAGCTGTTAAATTCTAACTTTAGTGCATTCCCGCTGGATATTGTCAGCGGTAAAAGCTCAAATACAGATGACAAAGACGGTCAGAATGCCATGGGGCTTCCAAGCTTTATGAAATTGAAGTCCTGGCAATTGGTAGGCAGTGACGTATTGCCGATAGGTGAGCCGGTTTTGACAACCTATAAAGATATGAATCCTATTTTTGAACCAGATACCCTTGAAGTGGTGGACGGGACGTATTATGGCAGAGCAAAAGGGCCAAGCGGGCAGTACATTTATGTACAAATGACTGTAAAGAATAAACGCATGACGGAAATCAGCGTGACATCACATAACGAAGGAGAAGCACTGGATGCCGTTTCTCACGAAGTGATTACAGGTGTTCTTGAAAGCCAAAGCTATGCCCAGTCCGGCAGTGACAGCACCCTGGTGAAGGCCCTTAAAAGTGCGATTGCTGTTGCAGCACAAAAGGCGGCCATCAGAGATCTGACCAATTATGGAAATGCTTCAGATTCCATTTTTGCAAGCGGCAGCGGTACAGAGAAAAATCCATACCTGATTAGCACGGCAAATCAGCTAAAAGCTTTTGCAGAGTCTATCAATGCCGATGAACATTACGAAGGAAAGTATATTAAACTTACAAGCGATATTTCCCTTCAAGGCATGAGCTGGATACCGGCAGGGGGGTCTGGTGCGTATGGATTCAGGGGAACCTTTGATGGTAACAATAAGGTTATCTCCAATATGACCATCGGTTCAGAAGCCAATCCTGAAATGTACTGCAAGTCTGTAGGACTGTTTGCAAATCTGGAGGCTGCTGTCGTGAAAAATCTTGGCATGGAAAAGGCTCAAATCTATCACCGATACTTAGGTGACTCCATCGCCTACGCAGGGATTCTTTCCGGATATTATATTCAAAATTCTGGGGATCACGGATCGATCGATTTCTGCTATGCAAAAGGTACGGTAAACAGTTATTCTGCTAAGCAAAATGATGCGGCGGGCCTGATCGGAAACATTAACAAGGGAATAATCGCAAACAGTTACGTTGATGTGACGGTAAACAGTCAGAGCCGAGATGGGTATTCCTATGCAGGCGGTATATGTGGACTTCCCAACAGGTCCCTGATTATAAACTGTTATGCACTTGGAAGCGTTAAGGGAACAGGAAATGGTGCCAGAATACAGGTTGGTGGCATATCGGGTATGAATGCCGGTATTGAAATCAACAACTATGCTGACGTGACACTTGCTTCGGCAAACACGGTTAATGATGTCGGCGGAATCACAGGACGAGTTACCGGCATTGGGTATATTGAAAAAGCTTACTACAATAAAGGCGCTTCTCAGGTAAGCGGTTCACAAGTGTTTTCTCCGGCTAAAGGAATCGGGACAATTGTTTCCGGTGCAGAGCTTGGGAAGGGAACCGTTATAGCACTTGAAGAAAAGACTTTAGCTGAGCTGAAGAGCACAAGCTTTGCCGATTTACTGAATTCAAATAAAAGTGATGGAGAACTTATCAGTCGAACAAAGGCCGTTTTGAATGGGTATGGCGTAGAACTGTCTTCAGATATCACACTCCGGGATTTTGCATATTCTTCAAGAGATGGCGGCGTGGTATTTAAAGACCGGGTAACAAAATCTTCTGGCGGCGGATCAAAGGGCGGATCCTCTGGGGGAAGCAAAACAAACGACACAACCAATAAAACAGAAACCCCTATTGATAATAACAGTGAAAAGAATGAGAATACAGAAAACAATACCGCCAGCAAGGTCTTTGCCGATACACAGAGTCATTGGGCAGCCGAGGCTATCAATACGGTTGTTGAAAGAAAGATTTTCACAGGCGTAGCTAAAAATGAATTCTCACCAAATACAGGCATGACAAGAGCCATGTTTGTAACGGCTATCGGCAGACTTGCCAATGCCGACGTAGTTGAAAATGCTACCTTTGCTGATGTGCAAAGCGGAACCTGGTATTCCGGATATGTTGGCTGGGCAAGCCAGCAGAAGATTATAAGCGGAATAAGCAGCAGTGAGTTTGGTATTAATGAAAATATTACCAGAGAACAGATGGCGGTTATGCTTTATAATCTTGCTAAATCACAAGGCTTTGAATTAGCGGAAGGAAGTGCTGTAACTTTCACGGACAATGAAGCTATAAACGATTGGGCTAAAACAGCCGTTTCCTCCATGGTTCAGGCGGGCGTTATAAGCGGAAGAGATGATCTGAGCTTTGATCCCCAGCAGAAGGCCACAAGAGCAGAAGCAGCGGCGATGATTTCCAGATTTATGGAAAAGTATAATATATAA
- a CDS encoding ABC transporter ATP-binding protein, which yields MEFLKIENLCKVYGKGDNQVTALDHVSLTIEKGDFTAIIGSSGSGKSTLLHAIAGVDIPTSGRVLLDGQDVYAQNNEKLAIFRRRQVGLIYQFHNLIPTLNVEENITLPILMDKRKINQGRLNDLLELLGLQERRTHLPNQLSGGQQQRVAIGRALMNAPAVMLADEPTGSLDSRNGHEIIKLLKESNKKYGQTLLLVTHDENIALQADRIITIADGKVVGDERQVARS from the coding sequence ATGGAGTTTTTAAAAATTGAAAATTTATGCAAGGTCTATGGGAAGGGTGATAACCAAGTCACTGCCTTAGATCATGTTTCTCTTACTATTGAAAAAGGTGATTTTACTGCTATCATCGGTTCTTCCGGTTCCGGTAAATCCACCTTGCTTCACGCCATTGCAGGTGTGGATATACCAACAAGTGGACGGGTGCTGCTGGATGGACAAGACGTGTATGCTCAAAATAACGAAAAGCTTGCCATCTTTCGCAGACGACAGGTGGGGCTGATCTATCAGTTTCACAATCTGATTCCTACTTTAAATGTGGAGGAAAACATTACGTTGCCCATCTTGATGGATAAACGGAAAATCAATCAAGGGCGCCTGAACGATCTGCTGGAGCTGCTAGGTCTACAGGAACGCAGAACACACCTGCCCAATCAGCTTTCAGGAGGCCAGCAGCAACGTGTTGCCATTGGACGTGCCTTGATGAATGCACCCGCAGTTATGCTTGCAGACGAACCCACAGGCAGCTTGGACAGCCGAAATGGACATGAAATCATCAAACTCTTGAAAGAAAGCAATAAAAAGTATGGTCAGACCTTGCTCCTCGTCACCCATGATGAAAATATTGCCTTGCAAGCAGACCGCATTATCACTATCGCCGATGGAAAAGTGGTGGGGGATGAGAGGCAGGTGGCCCGGTCATGA
- a CDS encoding ABC transporter permease, translated as MNIFNKVALQGLKKNRTRTFVTIIGVVLSAAMITAVATFGTSLLTYLLNGSLAKYGDWHVEFTDADSTFVQEQVNNDEVSTTAVFENIGYAMLNGAKSLEKPYLFISGFHDETFDTLPITLISGRLPENSSEILVPSHIAVKAGVKISVGDTLTLAIGNREADGKMLTQHESYRGGKETLVPVTMKTYTVVGLCDRPGFEEQSAPGYTLITQADTADQSNRFSLFVTLKNPYKVQTYASTMTGTDTYVLNDNVLRFMGISDNKLFNTLLYSVGSILITIIMVGAIFLIYNSFNISLNERTHQFGLLMSVGATARQLRNSVLFEGLCIGAIGIPIGLLVGIGSIKLILPIVANNFSTIINSTVPLNLSISVPALVVAAAVSLVTILISAYIPARKAASTPVMECIRQTNEIKIESKVVKTSKLAQRIYGLEGLLALKNFRRNRKRYRSVVLSLTLSVVLFVSGSAFGTTLKQLTKEYTVDIDGDVSLYTQAMQKDELFQLYDKLKAADSIYKSTYQANLTYPCSTRDFPSDFVSTYRASMGDESTEKTLTLPLDVQFIEDDIYYSFIRSLDLPTAEYTGQNAKVLIVGVNTIEHTTYFTNQSMDFTLTSASGEQTKTIRATFADSYPLDLLPRDSTPTYYFVVVAPWEMKAQFDTLGMTEKFGLTFWSENPAQAMTQLQSIIEESDIASDYTLLNLSSSVDLFRSLTFVVDVFTYVFVIMLSLIAVANVFNTISTNIKLRRRELAMLRSVGMSDHDFNKMMLFECAFYGMRTLLFGIPIAGILSWLIYKVAMLAENLKNFSFSFPWGSMAISALGVFLVVFITMLYATNKIRKENIIDALRDDMT; from the coding sequence ATGAACATTTTTAACAAGGTAGCTCTGCAAGGATTGAAAAAGAACCGTACACGAACATTTGTAACAATTATCGGCGTTGTTCTGTCAGCAGCTATGATTACCGCAGTTGCCACCTTTGGCACCTCTCTGTTAACTTATCTGCTAAACGGTTCCCTTGCAAAGTATGGAGACTGGCATGTTGAATTTACAGATGCCGATTCCACTTTTGTGCAGGAGCAAGTAAATAACGATGAAGTTTCGACTACCGCGGTATTTGAAAATATTGGCTATGCCATGCTCAATGGTGCGAAAAGCTTAGAGAAACCTTATTTATTCATTTCCGGGTTCCATGATGAAACTTTTGATACGCTGCCTATTACCCTTATTTCCGGTAGACTGCCTGAAAACAGCAGTGAAATTCTTGTTCCCTCTCACATCGCGGTTAAGGCTGGGGTTAAAATTTCTGTAGGTGATACCTTAACCCTTGCCATCGGCAATCGTGAGGCGGATGGTAAAATGCTCACCCAGCATGAATCCTATCGTGGGGGGAAGGAAACCTTGGTCCCTGTGACGATGAAAACCTACACAGTTGTGGGACTTTGTGATCGACCGGGGTTTGAAGAACAATCCGCACCGGGGTATACCCTGATAACACAAGCAGACACCGCGGATCAGTCAAATCGGTTTAGCCTTTTTGTAACACTTAAAAATCCCTACAAGGTCCAGACCTATGCAAGCACCATGACCGGAACAGATACGTATGTTCTAAATGATAATGTGCTGCGCTTTATGGGTATTTCGGATAATAAACTATTCAATACACTTCTATACTCGGTTGGTAGTATTCTCATTACCATCATCATGGTCGGTGCAATTTTCCTGATCTACAACTCGTTTAATATCTCGCTGAACGAGCGCACACACCAGTTTGGCCTCCTCATGTCGGTGGGGGCTACTGCCAGGCAGCTGCGAAATTCGGTGCTCTTTGAAGGCCTTTGCATTGGCGCAATCGGGATTCCGATTGGACTTCTTGTGGGCATCGGTAGTATCAAATTAATACTACCGATTGTAGCAAACAATTTCAGCACTATTATCAACAGTACAGTGCCCCTGAATCTGTCGATATCTGTACCTGCACTGGTGGTGGCGGCGGCAGTCAGTTTAGTCACCATTTTGATTTCTGCCTATATCCCAGCAAGAAAAGCTGCAAGCACGCCGGTGATGGAGTGTATCCGTCAAACCAACGAGATTAAAATTGAATCCAAGGTCGTGAAAACCTCAAAGCTCGCACAGCGTATTTACGGATTGGAGGGACTGCTTGCACTAAAGAATTTTAGGCGAAATAGAAAACGTTATCGCAGCGTCGTACTATCGCTTACACTCAGCGTGGTGCTTTTTGTCTCTGGAAGCGCCTTTGGAACCACACTAAAGCAGCTTACAAAAGAATACACGGTAGACATAGATGGAGATGTCTCGTTGTATACACAAGCTATGCAAAAAGACGAGCTGTTTCAATTGTATGATAAGTTAAAGGCTGCTGACAGCATTTATAAAAGTACCTATCAAGCGAATCTGACTTACCCTTGCTCAACAAGGGATTTTCCAAGTGATTTTGTGAGCACCTACCGGGCGTCTATGGGGGACGAAAGTACAGAGAAAACCCTGACATTGCCACTGGACGTTCAGTTTATTGAGGATGACATCTATTACAGCTTTATCCGAAGCCTCGATCTGCCCACAGCGGAATACACCGGACAGAACGCAAAAGTTCTCATTGTAGGCGTAAATACAATAGAGCATACAACTTATTTCACAAACCAATCCATGGATTTTACCCTTACCTCGGCTTCTGGGGAGCAGACAAAAACAATTCGTGCCACCTTTGCGGATTCCTACCCCTTAGACCTCCTACCCCGCGATTCGACACCTACTTACTATTTTGTAGTCGTTGCTCCATGGGAGATGAAAGCGCAATTTGACACATTGGGGATGACTGAAAAATTTGGCCTGACCTTCTGGTCAGAAAATCCAGCACAGGCTATGACACAGCTACAGTCAATTATTGAGGAATCCGACATTGCCTCCGACTATACCTTGCTCAATCTCTCCTCATCCGTTGACCTATTCCGCAGTCTCACCTTTGTAGTCGATGTATTCACCTATGTCTTTGTTATCATGCTTTCGCTGATTGCTGTGGCCAATGTGTTTAATACCATTTCTACCAACATTAAGTTGCGACGGCGTGAACTCGCCATGCTCCGTTCCGTCGGAATGTCCGACCATGATTTCAATAAAATGATGCTCTTTGAGTGCGCCTTTTATGGTATGCGAACGCTCTTGTTTGGAATTCCCATCGCAGGGATTCTTTCATGGCTAATTTACAAAGTAGCCATGCTGGCAGAAAATCTGAAAAACTTTTCCTTTTCGTTCCCGTGGGGAAGTATGGCAATCAGCGCCCTGGGGGTATTCCTTGTGGTTTTTATTACTATGCTGTACGCTACAAACAAGATTAGAAAAGAAAATATTATTGACGCACTTCGAGATGACATGACTTGA